One Candidatus Marinimicrobia bacterium CG08_land_8_20_14_0_20_45_22 DNA window includes the following coding sequences:
- the menA gene encoding 1,4-dihydroxy-2-naphthoate octaprenyltransferase: MRAPFFTASIAPVILGTAIAWSKFHVFNPLLFWLTLIGAVSAHAGANIINDYYDHLSGNDEVNRNYNVFSGGSRMIQTGQLSPVQMLIVSLIAFSVSIGIGLFLNWKSEGDVILWIGIVGILIGFFYSALPISLSYRGIGEVGIALAFGPLIVFGSWFVQTDSFSWLPILASVPVGIWVGLIIFINEFQDFDADYQTSKRTMVVHFHDKRKAIRFYQLSIVGSFIWIFGWILKSVFPIWTSFVFLLTPMIFWDIAISSKKYNTIQELLPVNAATIGIHFLGTILLSLGFIL, translated from the coding sequence ATGCGCGCTCCGTTTTTTACTGCGAGCATCGCGCCGGTGATTCTGGGTACTGCGATCGCCTGGTCGAAGTTCCACGTTTTCAATCCGCTTCTATTTTGGCTGACGTTAATCGGCGCCGTATCGGCTCATGCCGGGGCGAATATTATCAACGATTATTACGATCATCTTTCCGGAAATGACGAAGTTAACCGTAATTATAATGTATTTTCTGGCGGTAGTAGAATGATTCAAACAGGTCAATTATCTCCTGTTCAAATGCTCATCGTATCATTGATTGCTTTCTCTGTATCCATTGGGATTGGCTTATTTTTAAATTGGAAATCCGAAGGGGATGTCATTTTATGGATCGGAATTGTTGGCATATTAATCGGATTCTTTTATTCCGCTCTTCCGATCAGTTTATCCTATCGCGGAATCGGAGAAGTAGGGATCGCTTTGGCTTTTGGACCTTTGATCGTGTTTGGCTCGTGGTTTGTTCAGACCGATAGTTTTTCATGGTTGCCAATCTTGGCTTCGGTACCGGTTGGGATTTGGGTCGGATTGATCATATTTATTAACGAGTTTCAGGATTTCGATGCGGATTATCAGACCAGTAAAAGAACTATGGTTGTCCATTTTCATGACAAACGAAAAGCAATCCGGTTTTATCAGTTATCTATAGTCGGCTCTTTTATCTGGATTTTCGGTTGGATATTAAAAAGCGTTTTCCCTATTTGGACATCATTTGTATTTTTGCTGACGCCCATGATCTTCTGGGATATTGCTATATCATCCAAGAAATACAACACCATTCAGGAGTTATTGCCGGTCAATGCCGCAACGATCGGAATTCATTTTCTGGGAACTATTCTTCTTTCGTTGGGATTTATTCTCTAA